A single region of the Pseudomonas sp. VD-NE ins genome encodes:
- a CDS encoding cystathionine beta-synthase gives MSKESRPAVLGLIGNTPLVQVTRFDTGPCTLFLKLESQNPGGSIKDRIGLAMIDAAERDGRLQPGGTIVEATAGNTGLGLALVGRAKGYRVVLVVPDKMSTEKVLHLKAMGAEVHITRSDVGKGHPEYYQDVAARLAKDIPGAFFADQFNNPANPLAHECSTAPEIWAQTEHDLDAIVVGVGSAGTLTGLSRFFKRVQPDLEMVLADPVGSVMAQYSRDGSLPKPGSWAVEGIGEDFIPSITDLSSVRHAYSISDEESFDHARQLLKAEGILGGSSTGTLLAAALRYCREQTEPKRVVSFVCDTGTRYLSKVYNDQWMTDQGLLQRKGYGDLRDLIARRFEDGRVISVGPDDTLLTAFQRMRLADVSQLPVLVEGKQLVGVIDESDILLPVHEDAARFSQSVSSVMTDKLQTLAPAASLSELEAVLSRGLVAIIADASGFHGLITRTDMLNQLRRSLA, from the coding sequence ATGTCAAAGGAATCACGCCCTGCCGTACTTGGGCTGATCGGCAATACTCCACTGGTTCAAGTCACCCGCTTCGACACCGGGCCTTGCACGCTGTTTCTCAAACTCGAATCACAGAACCCCGGTGGTTCGATCAAGGACCGCATCGGCCTGGCGATGATCGACGCCGCCGAGCGTGATGGTCGCCTGCAACCCGGCGGCACTATCGTCGAAGCCACCGCCGGCAACACCGGCCTGGGCCTGGCACTGGTTGGCCGCGCCAAGGGTTATCGCGTGGTGCTGGTGGTACCGGACAAAATGTCCACCGAGAAAGTCCTGCACTTGAAGGCCATGGGTGCCGAGGTGCACATCACCCGCTCCGACGTCGGCAAGGGCCATCCCGAGTATTACCAGGATGTCGCCGCACGTTTGGCCAAAGATATTCCCGGCGCATTTTTCGCCGACCAGTTCAACAACCCGGCCAACCCGCTGGCTCATGAATGCAGCACCGCGCCGGAGATCTGGGCGCAGACTGAACATGATCTGGACGCCATCGTTGTCGGTGTCGGTTCGGCCGGTACGCTGACTGGCCTGAGTCGTTTCTTCAAACGCGTACAACCGGATCTGGAAATGGTCCTCGCCGATCCAGTCGGCTCGGTGATGGCGCAATACAGCCGCGACGGCTCCCTGCCGAAGCCTGGCTCTTGGGCCGTGGAAGGCATCGGCGAGGATTTCATTCCGTCGATCACCGATCTCTCCAGCGTGCGTCACGCCTACTCGATCAGCGATGAAGAAAGCTTCGATCACGCCCGTCAGTTGCTCAAGGCTGAAGGCATTCTCGGCGGCTCGTCGACCGGCACCCTGCTCGCGGCGGCGCTGCGTTATTGCCGTGAACAGACCGAGCCGAAACGTGTGGTGAGCTTCGTCTGCGACACCGGCACGCGCTATCTGTCGAAGGTCTACAACGACCAGTGGATGACCGATCAAGGCCTGTTGCAGCGCAAGGGTTATGGCGACCTGCGTGACCTGATCGCCCGCCGCTTCGAGGACGGCCGCGTGATCAGTGTCGGCCCCGACGACACCCTGCTGACCGCGTTCCAGCGCATGCGCCTGGCCGATGTCTCGCAATTGCCGGTGCTGGTGGAAGGCAAGCAACTGGTCGGTGTGATCGACGAATCAGACATCCTGCTTCCGGTGCACGAAGACGCCGCGCGCTTCAGCCAATCGGTGTCCAGCGTGATGACCGACAAGCTGCAAACCCTTGCCCCCGCTGCCAGTCTTTCCGAGCTGGAAGCGGTGCTCAGCCGTGGCCTCGTCGCCATCATCGCCGATGCATCAGGCTTCCATGGCCTGATCACCCGCACCGACATGCTCAACCAATTACGGAGATCCCTCGCATGA
- the metE gene encoding 5-methyltetrahydropteroyltriglutamate--homocysteine S-methyltransferase: protein MALAHSLGFPRIGRDRELKKAQEAFWKGELNEAGLRDVGRELRKVHWDLQKNAGIALLPVGDFAWYDQVLTHSLMFGVIPERFRPHDGKANLQTLFGMARGVSDSCCGGAHAQEMTKWFDTNYHYLVPEFSADQQFQLGWEQLFEEVEEARALGHNVKPVIIGPLTYLWLGKAKGAEFDKLDLLDRLLPLYGQIFARLAAQGVEWVQIDEPILVLDLPQEWKNAFERAYNQIQRDPLKKLLATYFGGLEENLGLAANLPVDGLHIDLVRAPEQYPTILDRLPAYKVLSLGVVNGRNVWRCDLENALATLRHAHERLGERLWVAPSCSLLHSPVDLGREDKLDAELKSWLAFAVQKCEEVAVLTHAVNEPEAPKVLRALTESRSVQAARAASPRIHKPAVQARVAAITAKDSQRQSLFAQRIAKQRAGLDLPLFPTTTIGSFPQTASIRLARQSFKQGKLTEAEYTEAMHSEIRHAVEIQERLGLDVLVHGEAERNDMVEYFAEQLDGYVFTRFGWVQSYGSRCVKPAVIFGDLSRPKAMTVEWIRYAQGLTDKVMKGMLTGPVTMLMWSFPREDVSREVQARQLALAIRDEVVDLEAAGIKIVQIDEAAFREGLPLRQAQWQHYLDWATEVFRLCASGVRDETQIHTHMCYSEFNDVIESIAAMDADVITIETSRSDMELLNAFEAFAYPNEIGPGVYDIHSPRIPDAAEMANLLRKAAKRIPAERLWVNPDCGLKTRGWPETEAALVHMVTAARQLRKELA, encoded by the coding sequence ATGGCACTGGCCCATTCCCTTGGATTTCCGCGTATCGGTCGCGACCGCGAACTGAAAAAAGCGCAAGAGGCGTTCTGGAAAGGAGAACTGAACGAGGCCGGCCTGCGTGACGTCGGCCGTGAGCTGCGCAAGGTCCACTGGGACTTGCAGAAAAACGCTGGCATTGCGCTGCTGCCGGTCGGCGATTTCGCCTGGTACGACCAGGTCCTGACGCACTCGCTGATGTTCGGCGTCATCCCCGAGCGCTTCCGTCCGCATGACGGCAAAGCCAATCTGCAGACCCTGTTTGGCATGGCTCGTGGCGTTAGCGACAGCTGCTGCGGCGGTGCGCACGCCCAGGAAATGACCAAGTGGTTCGACACCAACTATCACTATCTCGTCCCGGAATTCAGTGCTGATCAGCAGTTCCAGTTGGGTTGGGAGCAGTTGTTCGAAGAAGTCGAAGAAGCCCGTGCGCTGGGCCACAACGTCAAACCGGTGATCATCGGCCCGCTGACGTATCTGTGGCTGGGCAAGGCCAAGGGCGCCGAATTCGACAAGCTGGATTTGCTCGATCGTTTGCTGCCGCTGTACGGGCAGATCTTCGCGCGTCTCGCTGCCCAAGGCGTCGAGTGGGTGCAGATTGACGAGCCGATTCTGGTGCTCGACCTGCCGCAGGAATGGAAGAATGCTTTCGAGCGTGCCTACAACCAGATCCAGCGTGATCCGCTGAAGAAACTCCTAGCGACTTACTTTGGTGGTCTGGAAGAAAACCTCGGTCTGGCGGCCAACCTGCCGGTCGACGGTTTACACATTGATCTGGTGCGTGCGCCGGAGCAGTACCCGACCATTCTCGATCGTCTGCCGGCCTACAAAGTGTTGTCCCTGGGCGTGGTCAATGGCCGTAACGTCTGGCGCTGCGATCTGGAAAACGCCTTGGCGACATTGCGCCATGCCCATGAGCGTCTGGGTGAGCGTCTGTGGGTCGCGCCGTCCTGCTCGTTGTTGCACAGCCCGGTGGATCTGGGCCGTGAAGACAAACTCGATGCCGAGCTGAAAAGCTGGCTGGCCTTTGCTGTGCAGAAGTGCGAAGAAGTGGCTGTTCTGACGCATGCCGTCAATGAGCCGGAAGCGCCGAAAGTGCTGCGAGCATTGACCGAAAGCCGTTCGGTGCAGGCGGCTCGCGCTGCTTCGCCGCGCATTCACAAACCTGCGGTTCAGGCGCGGGTCGCGGCGATTACGGCCAAGGACAGCCAGCGTCAATCGCTGTTCGCCCAGCGCATCGCCAAGCAGCGCGCCGGCCTTGATCTGCCGTTGTTCCCGACTACGACGATCGGCTCGTTCCCGCAAACCGCGTCGATCCGTCTCGCTCGTCAGTCGTTCAAGCAAGGCAAGCTGACCGAAGCCGAATACACCGAAGCCATGCACAGCGAGATCCGTCACGCAGTGGAAATCCAGGAACGTCTGGGCCTCGATGTGCTGGTGCACGGTGAGGCCGAGCGTAACGACATGGTCGAGTACTTCGCCGAGCAACTCGACGGCTACGTGTTCACCCGTTTCGGCTGGGTACAAAGTTACGGTTCGCGCTGCGTGAAACCGGCGGTGATCTTCGGCGACCTCAGCCGCCCGAAAGCCATGACCGTGGAGTGGATCCGCTACGCCCAGGGCCTGACCGACAAAGTCATGAAAGGCATGTTGACCGGTCCTGTGACCATGCTGATGTGGTCGTTCCCCCGCGAAGACGTGAGCCGCGAAGTGCAGGCCCGCCAGTTGGCACTGGCCATTCGCGATGAAGTGGTCGATCTGGAAGCCGCCGGCATCAAGATCGTGCAGATCGACGAAGCGGCGTTCCGTGAAGGCCTGCCGTTACGTCAGGCGCAGTGGCAGCATTATCTGGACTGGGCAACTGAAGTGTTCCGCCTGTGCGCCTCCGGTGTGCGCGACGAAACGCAGATCCACACGCACATGTGCTACAGCGAGTTCAACGATGTGATCGAGTCGATTGCGGCGATGGATGCTGACGTGATCACCATCGAAACCTCGCGTTCCGATATGGAGCTGCTGAACGCATTCGAAGCCTTCGCCTACCCGAACGAAATCGGCCCGGGCGTCTATGACATTCACTCGCCACGCATCCCGGATGCTGCGGAAATGGCTAATCTGCTGCGCAAGGCTGCCAAGCGGATTCCGGCCGAGCGGCTGTGGGTCA